In the Novosphingobium resinovorum genome, GCGCGACGCGGTGAGGAACGGGGTCGGTGCGGAGCTGAAGTAGCCCTCACATCCCTGCCCGGTACCCCAGCCCGCGCGAAATCTCCATGCCCGCGCGCTCCACTTGCGTGGAGATGCGGCCCTCAAACGTCTCGCGATCAAAAGTGTTGATCGGGCAGCTGATCGAGATCGCTGCCGCCACTTCGCCCGAGGCGTCATAGACCGGCACCGCAACACTGGCGACGTTGCTGTCGTAGAACCCCCAGCTCACCACCGTCCCGCGCTTGCGGTCGCCTTCGACGAGGCTGACGAGATCGCCCATGCTGTCGGGTGTGGCGTCGGTGTACTTGGTGAACTCGAAGCTCTCGTAGAGTGCCACGACTTCCGACAGGCTCATGTTCGCCAGCAGGACGCGGCCCGGCGCGGTGGCGTGCGCGGGCAGGCGCGAGCCGACGGTGACGGCGCTGATGAGGCTGGTGTTGCCCTGGAACCGCGCGATGTAGACCGCGTCGCGCCCTTCGCGCACCACCAGATGCGTCGAAGTGCCAGTGTCGTCGCGCAGGTGCGCAAGGATTGGGTTGGCGACTTCGATCAGATCCTTCCCCGCGAGGAAGCTGTAGCCGAGTTCCAGCACCCGGCTGCCCAGCTGGTAACGCTTGCCGTCCGCGATGCGCCGCAGATAGCCTGCATATTCAAGCGTATAGACCAGCCGGAACGCGGTCGAGCGGGTCGCGCCGATCTGGCGCGCCACTTCGGCGACGGTCTGTTCCTGTCGTTCGCGGGTAAAACTTTGCAGAACCTGCAGACCCCTGACGAGGCCGGGCACGATGTAGCGCTCGTCGATATCCGGCGAAGTTTCGGGATGGGTCATCGTGTCTCGACTACTAAACAGGAGCCGAAGTCTTTGACTGGCAATTACCCCTGGATCAACCCCAGCCTATGGGTTCTTCGGACATTCCCCAGTAAATCGCTTTCTGGTTCATGTAGGCCTGAATCCAGTGCCGCCCCTTCTCACGGCCGAGGCCGCTGTCCTTCACGCCGCCGAACGGCGTGGAGGAGCTGAACTGCTTGTAGGTATTGATCCAGACCGTGCCTGCCTCGATCCGGCGCGCGATGCGCCAGGCGGCCTTGTAGTCGCGTGTCCAGATGCCGCAGGCGAGGCCGTATTCGTTGTCGTTGGCCTGCGCGACGAGGTCTTCCTCGTCCCGCCACGACAGGACCGCCAGCACCGGGCCGAACACTTCCTCGCGGCAGATGGTGTCGGTGTTGGTCACGGTGTCGAGGATCGTCGGCGGATACCACGCGCCCTCGGCGAATTCGCCTTGCGGCACTTCGCCGCCGCACAGCACGCGCGCGCCCGCCGCCACGGCGGCATCGACCATCGCGGCGACATGGTCGCGGTGGCGGTGGTGGATCATCGGCGCCATCTGCGTGCCCGGCGCATCGCCCCGGCCCATGCGCAGCGCCTTCGCGCGCTCAACCAGGCGGCTGACGAACTCCTCGCGGATGCTTTCATGCACGAACAGGCGCGAACCCGCGATGCACGACTGCCCGGTGGAGCTGAACACGCCGTAGAGCACGCCCGCGATCGCCTCCTCGATGTCGGCATCGGGGAAGACGATGGTGGGCGACTTGCCGCCCAGTTCGAGCGAGACCGGCATCAGCTTGCTCGCCGCGATTTCCGCGATGCGCACGCCGGTGACGGTGCCGCCGGTGAAGGAGACCTTCTTGACGAGCGGGTGGCGCACCAGCGCATCGCCGATCACCCGGCCCGGCCCCGGCAGGACCGAGAGCAGCCCCTTGGGTAGACCGGCGCGGTAGGCCAGCCGCGCGAAGAACAGCGAGACCAGCGGCGTCCATTCGGCGGGCTTGAGGATCACGGCATTCCCCGCCGCCAGCGCGGGTGCGACCTTCTGGGCGTCGCTGGCGATCGGGGAATTCCACGGCGTGATGGCAGCCACCACGCCAAGCGGTTCGTGCACGGACATCGTCACCCACGGCCCGCGCGAGGGCGTCAGGTCCTCGTCGAGCGTCTCGAGCGTCGATGCGACATAGCGGAAGGTGCCCGCCGCCGACATCGCGAGGGCGCGGGTTTCGGTCAGGGTCTTGCCGGTGTCGCGGGTCTGCAGCGCGGCGATCGCGTCGGCATGGGCCTCGATCATGTCGCCGATGCGGTAGAGCACGCGGGCGCGCTCATGGGCCTTGAGATTACGCCACGCCGGATCGGCCATGGCAGCCTGCCCCATCGCCACCGCGTCCTCGACATTGTCCAATCCGGCGATGCCGTAATCGGCGACCAGCGTGCCGTCGGTCGGATCGATGCTGCGCGCGGTGCCGCCGCTGCCCGGCCCGAACAGGCCGCCCACGCAGATTTCGGAAAAGTCGACGTCGGAAAGCAGCTGGGTCATGGCCAAAGTCCTGACAAGTTCTCAGATAACGATCGGTGCTGCCATGCCGTGAAGCAGGCGCACGATGCTGTGCGCAGTCAGCGCGGAAGTCTTGGGGTTGGCCGCAGAGGGCGCACCGGCGATGCGGACTTCGAAGGAGCCGTCGGCGCCTTCGAAGCTCAGCTCGTGGACATTGGTGGCGATCGTCGGATCGGCAACCAGTTCCACCTCGGTACGGTCGAAGCCGATGCCTGCCAGCGCCACGGTGGCCGCGACGTTGGAGTTCTTCGGGTACGTCAGCGCGGCTTCGCGCGCATCGCCCCGGAAGAACACGGCAGGTTCGATCAGCGCGGCGAGGTCGAGGAGATCTTCGGCAGGCGTACCGCGCCATGCCAGCGCAGGCTTGCGACCGGTGTAGCGCACACGCTCCAGCCCGCCCAGACGCGCAGCGGAAAGCCCCTCGATCCCGGCCATCGCGCCCGACGCGAGGACGAGCTGTACGCCGCCTTCCTCGGCCGCTGCGGACAGTGTCTCCGCGAGCGCCGGATCGGCCAGCGCGCCAGTGGAGACGATCATCAGGGACAGTCCGGCCCGCAGCACGTCGGCACCATAGGCGCGCACCGCCTCGTGCCCCGCGCACTCAACGATGACGTCGGGGGCGCGGGCCAGCAGGTCGGCCACGGTCTCGACGCGCAGCGCCTCGTCCAGCCCCTCGCGCGGGCAGCGCGCGAGGATGCCGACGATCGGCGCGGCCCCGCCCAGCGCCTTGCGCACGGCGCGCGAAATGCCGCCGTCGCCGATCAGGCCGATGCGCGGGGGTGCGATGCTCGCCATGCTCAGTCCTTGCGCGGCGGGCCGGCGAAGGCCTGCGGGTAGGCGCCGATCGCGAGCATGTCGATTTCGACGATGGCGGCGCCCGGCGTTGCGCGCGCGCGGTCGAGCGCGGCGCCGACTTCGGCGATGTCGCTCACCTTCTCATGGCGCAGGCCGATCGAGGCGGCGACCATCGCGAAGTCCGGCACGCGGATGTTCGAGTAGTGGCGGCGGCCGCCGTACTCCACGTCCTGGATATTGCGGATCACGCCGTAGCCCTTGTCGTTCATCAGCACGAGGGTCACGTCGGGGTCTTCCTCGGCCAGCGTGGCGAGTTCGCCGAGGCACAGGGTCAGGCCGCCGTCGCCGCTCAGCGCATAGGCGCCGCCGGGCGTGCCGAAGGCCGCGCCGATCGCCATCGGCAGGCCCTGCCCGATGCCGCCGCCGACGGCATGGACGCCTGCACGGGTGTTGCCGACCTGCAGGAAGCGGTTGCCCCACATCGAGTTGGAGATCGTCACGTCGCGGACCCATGCCGCATCGGCGGGGAGACGGGCCTGGATCTCGTCGACGAGGCGGTCGTAGGCGCCCAGGCTCTTGCGCATGGCGGCGTGCATCACGTCGCGCGCGGCGCGGATGGTCTCACCCCATGCGGCGTCGTAGGTCTTGTCGTCCAGCGCCTCGAGCAGGCCCGCGAAAGTCGCCTTGACGTCGCCGTGGATGAACAGGTCGTTGGCGTAGCTGCGGCCGTCCGAGGTCTCGTCGGCGTCGATCACCGCGACCTTGGCGGGCAGGCGCAGCTTGTAGATCCACGTCTCGTTGCCGCGCAGACGCGAACCGGCGACGATCATCAGGTCGGCCTCGTCGTAGAGCGCCTGCACTTCCTTCGTGCAGTTGAACGCGCCCAGCGAGATGGCGTGCGTCTCGGCGACGACGCCTCGACCGTTGGTGGAAGTGACGATGGCGATGCCCTTGTCGGCCAGCGCGGTCGCTTCGGCCTCGGCGCCGCGTGCACCCCCGCCCAGCAGGATCACCGGCTTCTTCGCGGCCGCGAGCATGCCCGCCAGCGCGGCGACCTTTGCCGCATCGGTGGCGGGGCGCCTGGGCGAGAGTTCAGGCAGCACGGCGGGCATCGGCATGGCTGCAGCCTGCACGTCCACCGGAATTTCGATCGAAACCGGGCCGGTGGGCGCCGACAGCGCGGCTTCGGCGGCGGCGCGCATCGTCTCGATCACCTGATCGGGCGAGGTGATGCGGAAGGCGGCCTTCGACACCGCGCCCAGCATCTGCATCTGCGCGGGCGCCTCGTGGATGTAGGCGCGGTTGAGGTCGAGGTGCTCCAGTTCGACCTGCCCGGTGATGTGCATGACGGGCGAGCCCGCCGTCAGCGCCTCGACCATCGCACCCGCCGCGTTGCCCGCTGCGGTGCCGGTGCTGGTGAACGCGACGCCCAGGTTGCCGGTGACGCGCGCATGCGCGTCGGCCATGTTGAGCGCGCCGGCCTCGCCCCGCGCGGAGATGTAGCGGATCGCGCCCTGCTCGCCCAGCGGGTCGAGGATCGGCATGTTGTGGATGCTGATGACGCCGAAGACGTGGCTGACGCCCCAGTGCGCCAGCAGCTGCGCGATCAGGGCGCCAACGGTGGTCTGCGTCTCGGTGGTCGCTGCGGTCTGCGTCATTGGGGTGTCGATCACTTCCATGGTGTCAGTTTTTCCGGGGAGGATAGGAAAGGCCGAAGCCGAACGGGTACGCGGTAGCCGCGAAATCGAAGGGCACGTCCTCGGCCTGCTGCTCGACGGAGGCAGCGTCGGCGGGGAGCGCGAAGGGCAGCTTGCCCGTGGGATTGAAAGCGCCCGTAAGCACATCTGCGAGCGCGTCGTCGCCCGAACCGAAGGTGGCGATCATGCCGGGCACGGTGTCGATGAATTCGGCAAGGACGGCAGGACGCTCCATGCTCATGACCACGACGACCGGTTTGCCGGTGGCGACGGCCTTGCGGATCATCGCCAGCTCATCGGCATTGTCGGCGCCCGCGAAGACGGGGGTGCCTTCATGGGTGCGCACGAAGAAGGCCTGCCCGGTTTTGTTGTCGGCATAAGGCGCGTTGACCTTGACGACGATGACGTCGGCCATGGCAGCATCGGTCACGCTGCCCGCCAGCGCCGTGGGCGTCGCGGCGAAGCCTTCCAGCGCCACCTTCTTGCCGGGCGCCAGCGGCAGGACGCCGCCCGCGTTCTTGAGCAGGACGATGGACTTGCGCTGTGCCAGCTCGCCCTCGGCCACGTATTCGGGCGCCTTGACCACGCGCAGCGCAGCTTCGGGATCGACGTAGGGGTTCTCGAAAAGCCCCATCGCGAACATCGGTTCGAGCACGCGCTGCACCGAGACGTCGATGCGCTTTTCGGTCAGCTTGCCCTGCCTGACGAGGTCGATGATGTACGAGGTCTCGTGCTCGCCGCCGAGCTGGTCCATCCCCGCCCAGACCATGCGCCGCTCGCGTTCGATCTTCGGCTCGTCTTCCAGACCCCAGGGCTGGGCATGCATCCAGTCGGTGATGGCCACGCCCTTGAAGTGCATCTTGGTACGCAGCAGGTCGGTCATAACCTTGCGCGAGAAACTGGAGGCGACGGTGTCGGTCCAGGTCGGGATGCCGTAGCTGCCCATCGCGAAGGCCACGCCTGCGCGGAACGACGGCGCGAACGCTTCGTAGTGCAGCTTTTGCAGCTTGCCGGGATAGACTAGCCTCTTGCCATAGGGATTGTGCGGATCGAGGCCGTGCTCCACCGGGCCGTCGCCGGGGAAGTGCTTGACCGTCGCCATGATCCCATCGGGGCCCAGCTTCGTGCCCTGCGCGCCCAGGATGAACTGCGCGGCGAGTTCGCCGTTCAGCTTCGCATCCTCGCCGAAGGTGCCAGGAATGCGATTCCAGCGCGGCTCGCTGACCACGTCGGCCATCGGGTTGAGGATCATGCGAAAGCCCATCGCGCGCAGTTCAGCGGAGGCGACTTCGCCGAAACGATGCGTCAGCGCCGGGTCGCGCGCCGCGCCGAGCCCGATTTGGTCGGGCCAGCTGGAGGTGATCTTCACGCGGTCCGGCGGCGGCAGCGCGCCGCCCGGCAGGCGGTTGGTGGTGTGGATCGGGTCGGCGCTGAACACGATCGGCACGCCCAGGCGCGCGCTTTCGGCCATCTCCTGCAGCGCATTGGCCCAGCGCGCGGCATCGGCGGGCGAACCGCCCGGCGAGGTCATGATATAGCGCACATGGCGATTGAGAATGAGATCGCGGGGGCTCGGCTTGTCGGCGCGATCGAAGCCGGGCACGCCCGTCACGTTGACCGGCGGTTTGAGCGCGCCGGGAGGCGGCGGAGCCAATTGGTCGAGCACGGTGCCCCCCGCGCCGAAATAGCCCGAATTCACCGCATGCATCATCATGCCCGCCTTTTCGGGCACAGTCATGCGCGCGGTCAGATCCTTCGCGCGCTTCGCCGCGGGCAGCCGCCAGTCCTCGTAAGGATCGAGGCGGCCGTTGCGGTCGAGGTCGCGAAAACGCAGGCCGTCCACCGTCAGCACCGGCGCGGATCGGGTGCCGATCTCGGGCTGCTGCGCCTTGCCCTCGCGCGCCGCCGCCGGATGGGCGGCCAGCGTGGCGAGAGACAGGGCGAGGATGGACGTCATGCGCGGCATCGGTGATCTCCTAAGGTAAGGAAAGAAGGGGACGCGGCAGTTGGGAGGAGGATGGGTAGGCGCCGCGCCCCCTCGCCGTTTTACCAGCGGAAGGTCGCGCGCACACCATACGTACGCGGCGGCGCGTATTGGC is a window encoding:
- a CDS encoding IclR family transcriptional regulator, which translates into the protein MTHPETSPDIDERYIVPGLVRGLQVLQSFTRERQEQTVAEVARQIGATRSTAFRLVYTLEYAGYLRRIADGKRYQLGSRVLELGYSFLAGKDLIEVANPILAHLRDDTGTSTHLVVREGRDAVYIARFQGNTSLISAVTVGSRLPAHATAPGRVLLANMSLSEVVALYESFEFTKYTDATPDSMGDLVSLVEGDRKRGTVVSWGFYDSNVASVAVPVYDASGEVAAAISISCPINTFDRETFEGRISTQVERAGMEISRGLGYRAGM
- a CDS encoding aldehyde dehydrogenase, encoding MTQLLSDVDFSEICVGGLFGPGSGGTARSIDPTDGTLVADYGIAGLDNVEDAVAMGQAAMADPAWRNLKAHERARVLYRIGDMIEAHADAIAALQTRDTGKTLTETRALAMSAAGTFRYVASTLETLDEDLTPSRGPWVTMSVHEPLGVVAAITPWNSPIASDAQKVAPALAAGNAVILKPAEWTPLVSLFFARLAYRAGLPKGLLSVLPGPGRVIGDALVRHPLVKKVSFTGGTVTGVRIAEIAASKLMPVSLELGGKSPTIVFPDADIEEAIAGVLYGVFSSTGQSCIAGSRLFVHESIREEFVSRLVERAKALRMGRGDAPGTQMAPMIHHRHRDHVAAMVDAAVAAGARVLCGGEVPQGEFAEGAWYPPTILDTVTNTDTICREEVFGPVLAVLSWRDEEDLVAQANDNEYGLACGIWTRDYKAAWRIARRIEAGTVWINTYKQFSSSTPFGGVKDSGLGREKGRHWIQAYMNQKAIYWGMSEEPIGWG
- a CDS encoding aspartate dehydrogenase, whose product is MASIAPPRIGLIGDGGISRAVRKALGGAAPIVGILARCPREGLDEALRVETVADLLARAPDVIVECAGHEAVRAYGADVLRAGLSLMIVSTGALADPALAETLSAAAEEGGVQLVLASGAMAGIEGLSAARLGGLERVRYTGRKPALAWRGTPAEDLLDLAALIEPAVFFRGDAREAALTYPKNSNVAATVALAGIGFDRTEVELVADPTIATNVHELSFEGADGSFEVRIAGAPSAANPKTSALTAHSIVRLLHGMAAPIVI
- a CDS encoding thiamine pyrophosphate-binding protein; the protein is MEVIDTPMTQTAATTETQTTVGALIAQLLAHWGVSHVFGVISIHNMPILDPLGEQGAIRYISARGEAGALNMADAHARVTGNLGVAFTSTGTAAGNAAGAMVEALTAGSPVMHITGQVELEHLDLNRAYIHEAPAQMQMLGAVSKAAFRITSPDQVIETMRAAAEAALSAPTGPVSIEIPVDVQAAAMPMPAVLPELSPRRPATDAAKVAALAGMLAAAKKPVILLGGGARGAEAEATALADKGIAIVTSTNGRGVVAETHAISLGAFNCTKEVQALYDEADLMIVAGSRLRGNETWIYKLRLPAKVAVIDADETSDGRSYANDLFIHGDVKATFAGLLEALDDKTYDAAWGETIRAARDVMHAAMRKSLGAYDRLVDEIQARLPADAAWVRDVTISNSMWGNRFLQVGNTRAGVHAVGGGIGQGLPMAIGAAFGTPGGAYALSGDGGLTLCLGELATLAEEDPDVTLVLMNDKGYGVIRNIQDVEYGGRRHYSNIRVPDFAMVAASIGLRHEKVSDIAEVGAALDRARATPGAAIVEIDMLAIGAYPQAFAGPPRKD
- a CDS encoding glycoside hydrolase family 3 protein: MPRMTSILALSLATLAAHPAAAREGKAQQPEIGTRSAPVLTVDGLRFRDLDRNGRLDPYEDWRLPAAKRAKDLTARMTVPEKAGMMMHAVNSGYFGAGGTVLDQLAPPPPGALKPPVNVTGVPGFDRADKPSPRDLILNRHVRYIMTSPGGSPADAARWANALQEMAESARLGVPIVFSADPIHTTNRLPGGALPPPDRVKITSSWPDQIGLGAARDPALTHRFGEVASAELRAMGFRMILNPMADVVSEPRWNRIPGTFGEDAKLNGELAAQFILGAQGTKLGPDGIMATVKHFPGDGPVEHGLDPHNPYGKRLVYPGKLQKLHYEAFAPSFRAGVAFAMGSYGIPTWTDTVASSFSRKVMTDLLRTKMHFKGVAITDWMHAQPWGLEDEPKIERERRMVWAGMDQLGGEHETSYIIDLVRQGKLTEKRIDVSVQRVLEPMFAMGLFENPYVDPEAALRVVKAPEYVAEGELAQRKSIVLLKNAGGVLPLAPGKKVALEGFAATPTALAGSVTDAAMADVIVVKVNAPYADNKTGQAFFVRTHEGTPVFAGADNADELAMIRKAVATGKPVVVVMSMERPAVLAEFIDTVPGMIATFGSGDDALADVLTGAFNPTGKLPFALPADAASVEQQAEDVPFDFAATAYPFGFGLSYPPRKN